In one Selenomonadales bacterium genomic region, the following are encoded:
- a CDS encoding cob(I)yrinic acid a,c-diamide adenosyltransferase, whose protein sequence is MGVSTKTGDKGKTSLFTGERVDKDCLRVEAYGLVDEVNSVLGMARANCKNEEVKATIFALQKMNMSMMAELASTGEAAYITDEAHIAVLDSTIDTIEAELPPLTAFLIAGDTVGGAALDLARTTIRRAERAVWRLNKTELVRPQVLIALNRQSDLCFLLMRKEEL, encoded by the coding sequence ATGGGTGTATCTACTAAAACAGGCGATAAAGGTAAAACAAGTTTGTTCACAGGTGAGAGAGTTGATAAAGATTGTTTGCGTGTAGAAGCATACGGTCTTGTTGATGAAGTCAACTCTGTTCTCGGTATGGCAAGAGCAAATTGCAAAAACGAAGAAGTCAAAGCAACGATCTTTGCACTCCAAAAAATGAATATGTCTATGATGGCTGAGCTTGCCAGCACGGGTGAAGCAGCATATATTACGGACGAAGCACATATTGCTGTTCTCGATTCGACGATAGACACCATTGAAGCAGAGCTTCCTCCGCTTACGGCATTCTTGATCGCAGGCGATACTGTCGGCGGTGCGGCACTTGACTTGGCACGTACAACGATTCGCCGTGCAGAACGTGCAGTCTGGAGACTTAACAAAACAGAGCTGGTCAGACCGCAGGTGCTTATTGCACTCAATCGTCAATCCGATCTTTGTTTCCTCTTGATGCGTAAAGAAGAACTCTAA